The Streptomyces sp. NBC_01463 DNA window TCGTGGAAGTCCCCTCGGAACGGATGCGCTCACCGGGCGGTGCCGGCGGGCGGGGTGTGCTGCGCGGACTGGATACGGGACGCAGGAGCGGCAGCGGCGGGAAGAGCCACTGCGCTGCGTGTATCCAGGGTCACTGCTTGGTGTTACCAGCGCATGACCGGTCGGTCAAACACCAATGAATCCTTGATACGTGCGCCGCGCACGCCGACGCGGCCCATACGCGCCTCCGACCTGCGAGGAGCGCATGGGCCGCGTCGGATCAGCCATTACTGCTCAGTAGCTTCTTGTGCCCGGATTCACACGGACGCTCCTAGGCGGTGGGCGCCGGGGCGGCCGCGCCGCGCCGCTCCATCGCCTGCTGGAACAGCCGCCCCGCGCGGTACGAGGAGCGGACCAGCGGCCCGGACATCACGCCGGAGTAGCCGATGGCGTCGGCCTCCTCCTTCAGCTCCACGAACTCGTGGGGCTTCACCCAGCGCTCGACGGGGTGGTGGCGCGGCGTCGGCCGCAGGTACTGCGTGATCGTGATGAGCTCGCAGCCCGCGTCGTGCAGGTCCCGGAGGGCCTGGCTGACCTCCTCGCGGGTCTCGCCCATGCCGAGGATCAGGTTGGACTTGGTCACCAGACCGGCCTCGCGGGCGCGGGTGATGACCTCCAGGGACCGCTCGTAGCGGAAGCCGGGGCGGATCCGCTTGAAGATCCGCGGCACCGTCTCCACGTTGTGACCCAGCACCTCGGGGCGCGAGGAGAAGACCTCGGCGAGCTGCCCGGGCTCGGCGTTGAAGTCGGGGATCAGCAGCTCCACCTTGGTGTAGCCGCCCTCCCGCTCCGCCGTCTGCGCGTGGATCTGGCGCACGGTCTCCGCGTACAGCCAGGCACCGCCGTCCTCCAGGTCGTCGCGCGCGACGCCGGTGATGGTGGCGTAGTTCAGGTCCATCGTGACGACGGACTCACCGACACGGCGGGGCTCGTCGCGGTCCAGCTCCTGCGGCTTGCCCGTGTCGATCTGACAGAAGTCACAGCGCCGGGTGCACTGGTCACCGCCGATGAGGAACGTGGCCTCGCGGTCCTCCCAGCACTCGAAGATGTTGGGGCAGCCGGCCTCCTGGCACACCGTGTGCAGACCCTCGCTCTTCACGAGTTTCTGCAGCTGGTTGTACTCGGGGCCCATCTTCGCCCGGGTCTTGATCCACTCGGGCTTGCGCTCGATGGGGGTCTGGCTGTTCCGGACCTCGAGGCGCAGCATCTTGCGCCCGTCGGGTGCGACAGCGGACACTCCGGCACTCCCCTTTGCTCTCGCTGCATTGGATTCTTCGGCGAACACCAGGGTACGCCCGTAGTTCAAACGGCTTTACGTCTGCCCAACCTGTGGCCGGCAGGGCCTATTCCCGGAGGGGTGCTCCGAGGGTCATGCCGTGGCCACGGCCTCGGCCGTGCGCTCGATGACGCGCGGCGCGAGTTCGGCGTTCTCCAGCACGTCCCGGAGGTGCTTCTCGGCGACCGGGAGCACCTGCGCGATGGTGAGGTCGCGGCCCAGTTCGTACGCGAGCGAGGTGACGCCGGCGTCCCGGATGCCGCACGGCACGATCCGGTCGAACGAGGTGTTGTCCGGGTTCACGTTGAGGGCGAAGCCGTGCATGGTCACGCCCTTGGCGACCCGGATGCCGATCGCGGCCAGCTTGCGGTCCTCGCGGCGCTGGCCGGCGTTGGACGGGGCGTACTCCGGGCCGTTCAGCCGGGGGTCGAACTCCTCGTCCTGCAGCCGCGGGTCGAAGTCGAGCGAGAGCCCGCCGACCGCCGGGCGCCGCTCGACCGGGTCGCCCAGCACCCAGACACCGCTGCGGCCCTCGACCCGGCTGGTCTCCACGCCGAACTCGGCGGCCGTGCGGATCAGCGCCTCCTCCAGCCTGCGGACGTGTGCGACGACGTCCACCGGGCGCGGCAGCTTCTGGATCGGGTAGCCGACCAGCTGGCCCGGGCCGTGCCAGGTGATCTTGCCGCCGCGGTCCACGTCGATGACCGGGGTGCCGTCCAGCGGGCGCTCGCTGTCGGCCGTGCGCCGGCCGGCCGTGTAGACGGGCGGGTGCTCCAGCAGCAGGCAGGTGTCGGGGACGGTGTCCTCGAACCGTGCCGCGTGCACCTCGCGCTGCTTCTGCCAGGCCTCCTGGTAGTCGACGGCTTCCTCGCCGAATCCCAGACGGACGAACCGAAGCTCAGTCACGACAGCAGCCTCTCTACTTGCGGTGCCGGAGGCCGGGGATGCCCCGCCGTCACGTCACCATGCACCGAATCGCGCCTCCGGCCACTGTACGACCGGCGTCGGAGCGGGGGCCCGGCAGGTGGTTCCCGTCAGCGCCATCCTCAATCCTCACACGATCGGATGAATGTGAAGCGAAGGTGGCTGAGGAAGGGCCGGAGGCCGCTAAATTCACGCCGTTCCCTAGGGCCTGCCCGCCCGGCCCCGAAGGCAGGAGACCGTACAGCTGATGTCGGATCGACCTCCGCAGCGCACCCCCAACCGCCGACTCGCCTCGCTCATCACCGAAGCCGGTTTCTCCAACGCCGGCCTCGCCCGCCGGGTGGACCAGCTCGGCCTCGAACACGGCCTCGATCTGCGGTACGACAAGACCTCCGTGACCCGCTGGCTGCGCGGCCAGCAGCCACGGGGCACCACCCCCGCGCTGATCGCCGAGGTCTTC harbors:
- the lipA gene encoding lipoyl synthase, which produces MSAVAPDGRKMLRLEVRNSQTPIERKPEWIKTRAKMGPEYNQLQKLVKSEGLHTVCQEAGCPNIFECWEDREATFLIGGDQCTRRCDFCQIDTGKPQELDRDEPRRVGESVVTMDLNYATITGVARDDLEDGGAWLYAETVRQIHAQTAEREGGYTKVELLIPDFNAEPGQLAEVFSSRPEVLGHNVETVPRIFKRIRPGFRYERSLEVITRAREAGLVTKSNLILGMGETREEVSQALRDLHDAGCELITITQYLRPTPRHHPVERWVKPHEFVELKEEADAIGYSGVMSGPLVRSSYRAGRLFQQAMERRGAAAPAPTA
- the lipB gene encoding lipoyl(octanoyl) transferase LipB, giving the protein MTELRFVRLGFGEEAVDYQEAWQKQREVHAARFEDTVPDTCLLLEHPPVYTAGRRTADSERPLDGTPVIDVDRGGKITWHGPGQLVGYPIQKLPRPVDVVAHVRRLEEALIRTAAEFGVETSRVEGRSGVWVLGDPVERRPAVGGLSLDFDPRLQDEEFDPRLNGPEYAPSNAGQRREDRKLAAIGIRVAKGVTMHGFALNVNPDNTSFDRIVPCGIRDAGVTSLAYELGRDLTIAQVLPVAEKHLRDVLENAELAPRVIERTAEAVATA